The following proteins are encoded in a genomic region of Shinella zoogloeoides:
- a CDS encoding DUF924 family protein: MSYDAIRRPEEVVGYWCETLTAKDWWQGTPELDGRVREQFAATHLALSREVSPEWRASPEARLAAIIVLDQFPRNMYRASPMAFATDWIARREARLALEAGADKLVDYGRRHFFYMPFEHSEDLADQDLCVSLFEAHGDEMYLDYAVRHRDVIAEYGRFPHRNAFLGRVSTHHEEAYLAEPGAGF; this comes from the coding sequence ATGAGCTATGATGCGATCAGGCGGCCGGAAGAGGTTGTCGGCTATTGGTGCGAGACCCTGACGGCGAAGGACTGGTGGCAGGGGACGCCGGAGCTCGATGGGCGGGTGCGCGAGCAGTTCGCCGCCACGCATCTTGCCCTTTCCCGCGAAGTGTCGCCGGAATGGCGGGCGAGCCCCGAGGCGCGGCTTGCGGCGATCATCGTGCTCGACCAGTTTCCCCGCAACATGTATCGCGCCTCGCCGATGGCCTTCGCCACAGACTGGATCGCCCGACGCGAGGCGCGGCTCGCGCTGGAGGCGGGGGCCGACAAGCTGGTGGACTATGGGCGCCGGCATTTCTTCTACATGCCCTTCGAACATTCCGAGGACCTTGCCGACCAGGACCTCTGCGTTTCGCTGTTCGAGGCGCATGGCGACGAGATGTATCTCGACTATGCGGTGCGGCATCGGGACGTCATTGCGGAATATGGCCGCTTCCCCCACCGCAATGCCTTCCTCGGGCGGGTCTCGACCCATCATGAGGAGGCTTATCTCGCGGAGCCGGGCGCCGGATTCTAG
- a CDS encoding GNAT family N-acetyltransferase, protein MLPDGYSDVPAGKLAAVVTCLEMREPPDRRADPGQPGITLEHVERADPAWYRDLYRRIGTDWLWASRLVLPEDDLAAILHHPDVEVYAVMKDGHAEGLLELDFREEGICELAFFGLTAVAIGRGTGRWLMNHAIARAWSREGHPPIGRFWVHTCTLDSPQALDFYIRSGFSPVKRQIEVFDDPRLTGALPATVAPGVPLL, encoded by the coding sequence ATGCTGCCAGACGGATATTCGGACGTGCCGGCGGGCAAGCTCGCGGCCGTCGTGACCTGCCTCGAAATGCGCGAGCCGCCGGACCGGCGGGCCGATCCGGGACAGCCCGGCATCACGCTGGAACATGTCGAAAGGGCGGACCCGGCCTGGTACCGCGATCTCTACCGGCGGATCGGCACGGACTGGCTCTGGGCCTCCCGCCTGGTCCTTCCCGAAGACGACCTCGCCGCCATTCTCCATCATCCGGACGTGGAGGTCTACGCGGTGATGAAGGATGGGCATGCGGAGGGGCTGCTGGAACTCGACTTCAGGGAGGAGGGGATCTGTGAACTCGCCTTCTTCGGACTGACCGCTGTGGCTATCGGTCGGGGCACGGGCCGCTGGCTGATGAACCATGCGATCGCGCGGGCGTGGTCGCGGGAGGGGCATCCGCCCATCGGACGCTTCTGGGTGCACACCTGTACGCTGGATTCGCCGCAGGCGCTCGACTTCTACATCCGCTCGGGCTTTTCGCCGGTGAAGCGCCAGATCGAGGTTTTCGACGATCCACGGCTGACCGGTGCATTGCCGGCGACAGTCGCGCCCGGGGTTCCGCTGCTCTAG
- a CDS encoding diguanylate cyclase produces the protein MEPNSQRGPAFLRHSGQQVLLVEDSRMFSTALKYRLETELGLSVTHCPSMAAVRAIFQSEAPEFALAVLDLNLPDAPNCEALDYVISKGIAPLVFTGSFSDTTRDAILAKNVLDYVVKDSPAAMQQLVLAVDRILTSGKTQVLIVDSEPESLQQQVSLIAKQRFQIVAVETGAAALEALDSYGGIDLVVTDLDLSDMDGFTLLQEIRKRHGDDTVRVVGLAKSEDRMVAARFLRAGGDEYIQKPFLVEEFNSRIFHVAAIQKRVQSLHRIAARDYLTDIYNRRYFFEAGPRLVDQALRRGEQMSIAILDIDHFKRLNDTYGHEVGDVVLKAVSRRLKHRVGDRHLLARLGGEEFGIIFHGLGLEEALDYCERLRTELAAQPISADGEPLTITVSAGLAAISVRETFDNYLNAADQFLYMAKHAGRNRVFSELSLMNALAS, from the coding sequence GTGGAACCGAATTCGCAGCGGGGACCTGCATTTCTGCGCCATTCCGGCCAGCAGGTGCTGCTCGTGGAGGATTCGCGCATGTTCTCCACGGCGCTGAAATACCGCCTGGAGACCGAGCTCGGCCTTTCCGTCACCCATTGCCCCAGCATGGCGGCGGTGCGGGCGATCTTCCAGTCGGAAGCGCCGGAATTCGCGCTTGCCGTGCTCGACCTCAACCTGCCCGACGCGCCCAATTGCGAAGCGCTCGATTACGTGATCTCCAAGGGCATCGCGCCGCTGGTCTTCACCGGCTCCTTCAGCGATACGACGCGTGACGCCATCCTGGCCAAGAACGTGCTCGACTATGTCGTCAAGGACAGTCCGGCGGCCATGCAGCAGCTCGTGCTCGCGGTCGACCGCATCCTGACGAGCGGCAAGACGCAGGTCCTTATCGTCGATTCCGAGCCGGAAAGCCTGCAGCAGCAGGTAAGCCTCATCGCCAAGCAGCGTTTCCAGATCGTCGCGGTCGAAACCGGGGCGGCGGCGCTGGAAGCGCTCGACAGCTATGGCGGCATCGACCTCGTCGTCACGGATCTCGATCTCTCCGACATGGACGGCTTCACGCTGCTGCAGGAAATCCGCAAGCGGCACGGGGACGATACCGTGCGTGTCGTGGGGCTCGCGAAGTCGGAGGACCGGATGGTCGCCGCGCGGTTCCTGCGGGCGGGCGGCGACGAATATATCCAGAAGCCGTTCCTGGTCGAAGAGTTCAACAGCCGCATCTTCCATGTGGCCGCCATCCAGAAGCGCGTGCAGTCGCTCCATCGCATCGCCGCGCGGGACTACCTGACGGACATCTACAATCGCCGCTATTTCTTCGAGGCCGGCCCGCGGCTCGTCGACCAGGCGCTGCGGCGCGGCGAGCAGATGTCCATCGCCATCCTCGACATCGACCATTTCAAGCGCCTCAACGATACCTATGGCCACGAGGTCGGCGACGTCGTGCTGAAGGCCGTGTCGCGCCGCCTCAAGCATCGGGTCGGCGACCGTCATCTTCTCGCGCGCCTCGGCGGCGAGGAGTTCGGCATCATCTTCCACGGGCTGGGGCTCGAGGAGGCGCTCGATTATTGCGAGCGGCTGCGCACGGAGCTTGCCGCCCAGCCGATCAGCGCGGACGGCGAGCCGCTGACGATCACCGTCTCGGCAGGCCTTGCCGCCATTTCCGTGCGGGAAACCTTCGACAACTATCTCAACGCCGCCGACCAGTTCCTCTACATGGCCAAGCATGCCGGGCGGAACCGCGTCTTCTCTGAACTGTCGCTGATGAACGCGCTTGCCAGCTGA
- a CDS encoding response regulator, whose protein sequence is MAFIGISGMQYSGASLSHHRILVAEDSNVFTSMISKRLKELLGLDVEICRSFEELELAYDKSSEKITLAISNINLPGAENGEALNYLVDLSIPTIVFTGTFQQATRDQLLSKEIVDYIIKDNVFAVDMLAESVCRFLTNHQHHVLIVDDSATARALLSTRLKRYNFRVSTAENGASALALLKANPDIGLMITDYNMPDIDGFELTRRIRGTVGSHQLRIIGISSSTDRLLSARFLKAGGNDFIMRPFIDEEFYCRVNQNLDTLAQIRSAQLKLAS, encoded by the coding sequence ATGGCGTTTATCGGCATTTCCGGAATGCAATATTCCGGCGCGTCTCTTTCGCATCATCGTATTCTTGTTGCCGAAGACTCCAATGTCTTCACGTCCATGATCTCCAAGCGGCTGAAGGAGCTTCTCGGCCTCGATGTCGAGATTTGCCGCAGCTTCGAGGAGCTGGAACTGGCCTATGACAAGTCCAGCGAGAAGATCACGTTGGCGATCTCCAATATCAACCTGCCGGGCGCCGAGAACGGCGAGGCGCTGAACTATCTGGTCGACCTTTCCATTCCGACGATCGTCTTCACCGGCACGTTCCAGCAGGCGACGCGCGACCAGTTGCTGTCGAAGGAAATCGTCGATTACATCATCAAGGACAATGTCTTCGCGGTCGACATGCTGGCCGAGTCCGTCTGCCGGTTCCTGACCAATCACCAGCACCATGTGCTGATCGTCGACGACAGCGCGACGGCGCGGGCGCTGCTTTCGACGCGCCTCAAGCGCTACAATTTCCGCGTCAGCACGGCGGAGAACGGGGCAAGCGCGCTGGCGTTGCTCAAGGCCAATCCCGATATCGGCCTGATGATTACCGACTACAATATGCCGGATATCGACGGTTTCGAGCTGACGCGGCGCATTCGCGGCACGGTCGGATCGCACCAGCTGCGCATCATCGGCATCTCGTCCTCGACGGACCGGCTGCTCTCCGCCCGCTTCCTGAAGGCCGGCGGCAACGATTTCATCATGCGCCCCTTCATCGACGAGGAATTCTACTGTCGCGTCAACCAGAACCTCGATACCCTCGCGCAGATCCGGTCGGCGCAGCTCAAGTTGGCGAGCTGA
- a CDS encoding LysR family transcriptional regulator translates to MNLLMRQTLPLLELDILRTFVAIAETGNFTTAAETVHRTPSAVSMQIKKLEELLGCTLFRRDARSVVLTHHGEVLLSYARRLIALSNEAVSRFMMPEMNGVVRLGAPDDVGELILPEVLRRFAETYPSIAVNVSIETSSNLRRAVAERRLDLAIFNATDGTIPIPGEVLLKEQLVWAGKNCGNAHLKNPLPVSVWEEGCIWRARALEELSRSGRDFRVAYFCAHHMGQRAAIRADLAVAPLARFLVGDDMVALGEKDGLPDLGHYLIGLVVNEEAEAPAQAVADYIRAAFARMERRPMDMLQVAC, encoded by the coding sequence ATGAACCTTCTGATGCGCCAGACGCTCCCGCTGCTGGAACTCGATATCCTGAGGACCTTCGTGGCGATCGCCGAGACCGGAAACTTCACCACGGCCGCCGAAACGGTGCACCGGACGCCGTCCGCCGTTTCCATGCAGATCAAGAAGCTCGAGGAGCTTCTCGGCTGCACGCTCTTCCGCCGCGATGCCCGGTCGGTGGTGCTGACCCATCACGGCGAGGTGCTGCTTTCCTATGCCCGCCGGCTGATCGCCCTCAGCAACGAGGCCGTCTCGCGCTTCATGATGCCGGAAATGAACGGCGTCGTGCGGCTCGGCGCGCCGGACGACGTCGGCGAGCTCATCCTGCCGGAAGTGCTCAGGCGCTTTGCGGAAACCTATCCGTCGATTGCCGTCAACGTCTCGATCGAGACGAGCAGCAACCTGCGCCGCGCGGTTGCCGAGCGCCGGCTCGACCTTGCCATCTTCAACGCGACGGACGGCACGATCCCGATTCCGGGCGAGGTGCTGCTCAAGGAACAGCTCGTCTGGGCCGGCAAGAATTGCGGCAACGCGCATCTGAAGAACCCGCTGCCCGTCTCCGTCTGGGAGGAGGGCTGCATCTGGCGCGCGCGGGCGCTGGAGGAACTGAGCCGCTCGGGCCGGGATTTCCGCGTCGCCTATTTCTGCGCCCATCACATGGGCCAGCGCGCCGCGATCCGGGCCGATCTCGCGGTCGCGCCGCTTGCCCGCTTCCTGGTGGGGGACGACATGGTGGCGCTCGGCGAGAAGGACGGCCTGCCGGACCTCGGCCATTATCTCATCGGCCTCGTCGTCAACGAGGAGGCCGAGGCGCCGGCGCAGGCCGTGGCCGACTATATCCGCGCGGCCTTCGCCCGCATGGAGCGCCGGCCCATGGACATGCTGCAGGTCGCCTGCTGA
- a CDS encoding mechanosensitive ion channel domain-containing protein: MPILRLLSMFFVVLLLAVSPVSAQTAAAPAADATTQLQQASADLDKAGQQLASIRERVEKFKDDDTRLVDLKVEVEALNRSIIAISVATRPRLEAIKARQTELGDPPAEGAPAEADVVVAERKKLAAERNEINALTGEAENLSIEATKLSNRVTEIRRQLFTDAILKRTEISSTLFTEASGALADETQTLRRTATAWTQFVWKYKRMQLLGAVTLSLLAALILLSGSYRLFSPYITRAARQEKPHYITRLSVAFWSTVLPTTAAGAFAGASYFFLDAFKVLRSDIAPLVAVALGVTVAIYFVAQLANAVLSPGDGHWRLVRVSDRGARLLWLLIFGMAIVNGADFFLGTISEVLGSPVVLTVVKSFFASIVIGALLVVTAFIKPVLRQGEMPGSQGRPWPRSIFVFLILIGLGLIFSALLGYVGMARFVATQIVVTGAVVVTMYIGFLSGRAVSGPNAFAETAVGKRMEERFGLSQVALDQIGLAAGLAIYLLLFVFFVPLILLQWGFQVADIESWTYRIFTEIRIGTITISLIGILAGILLFVIGLVVTRWFQKWVDGNVLARSQVDAGVRNSVRTAVGYAGVALAGLIGISAAGINLSSLALVAGALSLGIGFGLQNIVSNFVSGLILLAERPFKVGDWVVAGTTEGFVRRISVRATEIETFQRQTVIVPNSVLINGQVGNWTHRNKLGRVEVAISVHGGNDPHRVQAVLTEVVRAQQGLLRNPEPVVVFQAFSAATLDFEIRAFLADILNGTGVKSELRAAILERLRAEGIAIGAPAAPEVPVKISKEGAELISALLDQATEKVRPAPARRRGKPDGEAPPA; this comes from the coding sequence TTGCCTATACTCCGCCTTCTCTCCATGTTTTTCGTGGTGCTGCTGCTTGCGGTTTCGCCTGTCTCCGCGCAGACGGCGGCCGCGCCCGCCGCCGATGCGACGACGCAATTGCAGCAGGCGAGCGCCGATCTCGACAAGGCCGGCCAGCAGCTCGCCTCCATTCGCGAGCGGGTCGAGAAGTTCAAGGATGACGATACGCGCCTCGTCGACCTGAAGGTCGAGGTCGAGGCGCTGAACCGGTCGATCATTGCCATATCCGTCGCGACGCGGCCGCGGCTGGAGGCGATCAAGGCGCGCCAGACGGAGCTTGGCGATCCGCCGGCCGAAGGCGCGCCGGCCGAGGCGGATGTCGTCGTCGCCGAGCGCAAGAAACTGGCGGCCGAGCGCAACGAGATCAATGCGCTGACCGGGGAGGCGGAGAACCTCTCCATCGAGGCAACGAAGCTCTCCAACCGCGTCACCGAGATCCGCCGGCAACTCTTCACCGATGCGATCCTCAAGCGCACCGAAATCAGCTCCACGCTCTTTACCGAAGCCTCCGGCGCCCTTGCCGACGAGACGCAGACGCTTCGCCGCACGGCCACCGCCTGGACGCAGTTCGTCTGGAAATACAAGCGCATGCAGCTTCTGGGCGCGGTCACCCTGTCGCTGCTGGCCGCGCTCATCCTGCTTTCCGGCAGCTACCGGCTGTTCTCGCCCTATATCACGCGTGCCGCCCGGCAGGAGAAGCCGCACTATATTACCCGCCTTTCCGTCGCCTTCTGGTCGACGGTGCTGCCGACGACGGCGGCCGGCGCCTTCGCGGGGGCCAGCTACTTCTTCCTCGACGCGTTCAAGGTGCTGCGGAGCGATATCGCGCCGCTGGTCGCAGTGGCGCTCGGCGTGACGGTTGCCATCTATTTCGTCGCGCAGCTCGCCAATGCGGTGCTGTCGCCGGGGGATGGCCACTGGCGGCTGGTGCGGGTTTCCGACCGGGGCGCCCGGCTTCTCTGGTTGCTGATCTTCGGCATGGCCATCGTCAACGGCGCGGATTTCTTCCTCGGCACGATCAGCGAGGTGCTCGGCTCGCCGGTGGTTCTGACGGTGGTGAAGAGCTTCTTCGCCTCCATCGTCATCGGCGCCCTGCTGGTGGTGACCGCCTTCATCAAGCCGGTGCTGCGGCAGGGTGAAATGCCCGGCTCGCAGGGGCGGCCCTGGCCGCGCTCGATCTTCGTTTTCCTGATCCTGATCGGCCTCGGCCTCATCTTCTCGGCGCTGCTCGGCTATGTCGGCATGGCCCGGTTCGTCGCCACCCAGATCGTCGTGACGGGCGCGGTGGTGGTGACGATGTATATCGGCTTCCTGTCCGGCCGCGCCGTTTCCGGGCCCAACGCCTTCGCGGAAACGGCGGTCGGCAAGCGGATGGAAGAGCGCTTCGGCCTCAGCCAGGTCGCGCTCGACCAGATCGGGCTTGCGGCGGGGCTGGCGATCTATCTGCTGCTCTTCGTCTTCTTCGTGCCGCTCATCCTGCTGCAATGGGGCTTCCAGGTTGCGGACATCGAATCCTGGACCTATCGCATCTTCACGGAAATCCGCATCGGCACGATCACCATCTCGCTGATCGGCATCCTCGCGGGCATCCTGCTGTTCGTCATCGGCCTCGTCGTCACGCGCTGGTTCCAGAAATGGGTGGACGGCAATGTGCTGGCGCGCAGCCAGGTCGATGCCGGCGTGCGCAACTCGGTCCGCACCGCGGTCGGCTATGCGGGCGTGGCGCTGGCCGGCCTCATCGGCATCTCGGCGGCGGGCATCAACCTTTCCAGCCTCGCGCTCGTCGCCGGTGCCCTCTCGCTCGGTATCGGTTTCGGCCTTCAGAACATCGTGTCGAATTTCGTCTCGGGCCTGATCCTCCTGGCCGAGCGGCCCTTCAAGGTGGGTGACTGGGTGGTGGCCGGCACGACGGAAGGCTTCGTGCGCCGCATCTCGGTGCGCGCCACGGAGATCGAGACCTTCCAGCGCCAGACGGTCATCGTGCCGAATTCCGTGCTGATCAACGGGCAGGTCGGCAACTGGACGCATCGCAACAAGCTCGGCCGCGTGGAGGTGGCGATCAGCGTGCATGGTGGCAACGATCCGCATCGCGTGCAGGCGGTCCTGACCGAAGTGGTGCGGGCGCAGCAGGGGCTGCTGCGCAATCCCGAGCCGGTGGTCGTGTTCCAGGCATTTTCCGCCGCGACGCTGGATTTCGAGATCCGCGCCTTTCTTGCGGATATTCTCAACGGCACCGGCGTCAAATCGGAGCTACGGGCGGCCATTCTTGAGCGACTGCGCGCGGAAGGCATCGCCATCGGCGCACCGGCCGCGCCGGAAGTGCCGGTCAAGATTTCGAAGGAGGGAGCCGAGCTCATCTCCGCGCTTCTCGACCAGGCGACGGAAAAGGTTCGCCCCGCGCCGGCCCGGCGCCGCGGCAAGCCTGACGGAGAGGCGCCGCCGGCCTGA
- a CDS encoding formyl transferase — MTDMTERDARMETVAMLIQPGTNPEIVVNAVKAAFPNLVVIEEQPEPKSLFLRRRARTLGWFQALGQFATMAVSKFGKRFTEGRAREILAAHGADASIDPAVRRIAVPSANSPQFLEAFDRIRPAALLLVSCRMLKAETLAAISCPVLNLHAGINPQYRGLQGGYWSRVLGDEANFGTTVHLVDAGVDTGGVLYQQRMKPGKRDTMHTYPLLQTAAATGIVLTALTDAVNGTLAPREIEGPSRQWYHPPVWTWLWNGITRGVW, encoded by the coding sequence ATGACGGACATGACGGAACGCGACGCGAGGATGGAGACGGTGGCCATGCTGATCCAGCCGGGCACCAATCCCGAAATCGTCGTCAATGCCGTCAAGGCCGCCTTCCCCAACCTCGTCGTCATCGAGGAGCAGCCCGAGCCGAAATCGCTCTTTCTGCGGCGGAGGGCGAGGACGCTCGGATGGTTCCAGGCGCTCGGCCAGTTCGCGACCATGGCCGTCTCGAAATTCGGCAAGCGCTTCACCGAGGGCCGCGCCCGGGAAATCCTCGCGGCCCATGGCGCCGACGCCTCGATCGACCCTGCCGTCCGCCGCATCGCCGTTCCCTCCGCCAACAGCCCGCAATTCCTGGAGGCCTTTGACAGAATCCGGCCCGCAGCGCTGCTGCTCGTAAGTTGTCGCATGTTGAAGGCGGAGACCCTCGCGGCCATTTCCTGCCCGGTGCTCAATCTCCATGCCGGCATCAATCCACAATATCGCGGCCTGCAGGGCGGCTACTGGTCGCGCGTGCTGGGGGACGAGGCGAATTTCGGCACGACCGTGCATCTCGTCGATGCGGGCGTCGACACCGGCGGCGTGCTCTACCAGCAGCGGATGAAACCCGGCAAACGGGACACGATGCACACCTATCCGCTCCTGCAGACGGCGGCGGCGACGGGGATCGTCCTTACGGCGCTGACGGATGCCGTGAACGGCACCCTGGCGCCGCGGGAAATCGAGGGGCCTTCGCGGCAATGGTATCACCCACCGGTCTGGACCTGGCTGTGGAACGGCATCACGCGCGGCGTCTGGTAG
- a CDS encoding GlxA family transcriptional regulator yields MNKQNVKKRSLVFFLVPNFSMLPFSAAIETLRIANRMLGYEAYSWRLASSDGQQVLSSAGIGIEVNSSLADERKHLGGENRPSMVLVCSGVYVEDFNNKSVNAWLREVYNRGVAVGSLCTGAHVLAQAGLLAGKRCAIHWENLPGFAEAFPQADVYADLYEIDGNIYTCAGGTASLDMMLNLIDEDFGENLVNRVCEQALTDRVRGPHDRQRLPLRARLGVQNAKVLSIIELMEKNLSEPLSLLDIADGADLSRRQIERLFRQEMGRSPARYYLEIRLDRARHLLVQSSMPVVEVAVACGFVSASHFSKCYRELYNRSPQQERAERKLTLSAIAR; encoded by the coding sequence ATGAACAAGCAAAACGTCAAGAAGCGCTCTCTCGTTTTCTTCCTCGTGCCCAACTTCTCCATGCTGCCCTTTTCGGCGGCGATCGAGACGCTGCGCATCGCCAACCGCATGCTCGGCTACGAGGCCTATAGCTGGCGCCTCGCCTCCAGCGACGGCCAGCAGGTGCTGTCCTCCGCCGGCATCGGCATCGAGGTGAACTCCTCGCTCGCCGACGAGCGCAAGCATCTCGGCGGCGAGAACCGCCCCTCCATGGTACTGGTCTGTTCCGGCGTCTATGTCGAGGATTTCAACAACAAGTCGGTCAATGCCTGGCTGCGCGAGGTCTATAATCGCGGCGTCGCCGTCGGGTCGCTCTGTACCGGCGCCCATGTGCTGGCCCAGGCGGGCCTGCTCGCGGGCAAGCGCTGTGCGATCCACTGGGAGAACCTGCCGGGCTTCGCCGAGGCCTTCCCGCAGGCCGACGTCTATGCCGACCTCTACGAGATCGACGGCAATATCTATACCTGCGCCGGCGGCACCGCCTCGCTCGACATGATGCTGAACCTCATCGACGAGGATTTCGGCGAGAACCTCGTCAACCGCGTCTGCGAGCAGGCCCTGACCGACCGCGTGCGCGGCCCGCACGACCGCCAGCGCCTGCCGCTGCGCGCCCGCCTCGGCGTACAGAACGCCAAGGTGCTGTCGATCATCGAACTGATGGAGAAGAACCTCTCCGAGCCCCTCTCCCTGCTCGATATCGCCGACGGCGCCGACCTGTCGCGCCGCCAGATCGAACGGCTCTTCCGCCAGGAAATGGGCCGCTCGCCCGCCCGCTACTATCTCGAGATCAGGCTCGACCGCGCGCGCCACCTGCTCGTTCAGTCATCCATGCCGGTGGTGGAAGTGGCGGTTGCCTGCGGCTTCGTCTCCGCCTCGCACTTCTCCAAGTGTTATCGCGAACTCTACAACCGCTCGCCCCAGCAGGAGCGCGCCGAGCGCAAGCTGACCCTTTCGGCCATCGCGCGCTGA
- a CDS encoding ferredoxin: MRTRHPDSESIRAVLEPHGLFLRGAVNFADGEAAPALSDGRPAASVLLVGNVGGSIWPAFSRWRAAQPDGGGSDPLDAWSKTVIGAVAMSAGATAWFPSDPPWQPFQQWAMRAEGLKASPLGILIHPVYGLWHGYRGALGFSVPVEGGALPPRPHPCEHCPDKPCLAACPAGAVRPEAFDVAACRSHLRGPEGRGGCMMLGCLARAACPVGADYRYGDAQLRFHMAALSL, encoded by the coding sequence GTGAGAACCCGCCATCCCGACAGTGAGAGCATCCGTGCGGTTCTCGAGCCGCACGGTCTTTTTTTGCGCGGTGCCGTGAATTTCGCCGATGGCGAGGCGGCGCCGGCCCTTTCGGATGGGCGTCCCGCCGCAAGCGTGCTGCTTGTCGGCAATGTGGGCGGCTCGATCTGGCCGGCCTTTTCCCGCTGGCGCGCCGCGCAGCCGGACGGCGGCGGCAGCGATCCGCTCGATGCCTGGTCGAAGACGGTCATCGGCGCCGTCGCGATGTCCGCGGGGGCGACGGCATGGTTTCCCTCCGATCCGCCATGGCAGCCCTTCCAGCAATGGGCGATGCGCGCGGAGGGGCTGAAAGCCTCGCCGCTCGGCATCCTGATCCACCCGGTCTACGGCCTCTGGCACGGCTATCGCGGGGCGCTCGGTTTTTCCGTGCCGGTCGAGGGCGGGGCCTTGCCGCCGCGCCCGCATCCCTGCGAGCACTGTCCGGACAAGCCGTGCCTTGCAGCCTGTCCGGCCGGCGCTGTCCGTCCCGAGGCCTTCGACGTTGCCGCCTGCCGGTCGCATCTGCGCGGGCCGGAGGGGCGGGGCGGCTGCATGATGCTCGGCTGTCTTGCCCGTGCGGCCTGTCCCGTCGGAGCGGACTATCGCTACGGCGATGCCCAGCTCCGCTTTCACATGGCAGCCCTCTCACTTTGA
- a CDS encoding entericidin, translating to MTAKNLARLGAVFAALLVLSACGNTIRGLGRDTANTVDATKDAGHRIARAAN from the coding sequence ATGACCGCAAAGAATCTTGCCCGTCTCGGTGCCGTGTTTGCCGCGCTGCTGGTGCTCAGCGCCTGCGGGAATACGATCCGCGGCCTTGGCCGGGACACGGCGAACACCGTGGACGCGACCAAGGATGCCGGCCACCGCATCGCGCGCGCCGCGAACTGA
- a CDS encoding cupin domain-containing protein produces the protein MNWQFVTATAAIATSLYRGYAPMRPEPDTFVAAGPDTLPMVSRPINPDWILSGNPVARAAFHSQPADKCASTVVWDCTAGEFRWFFGWDEMVVILEGEVHVTAEDGSARTLAVGDVAYFRAGSWATWRIDRYVRKAAVTRRPFPLPLSLFYRVLGRLRSVVKHGL, from the coding sequence ATGAACTGGCAATTTGTTACCGCGACCGCAGCGATCGCAACTTCCCTCTACAGGGGCTACGCACCGATGCGTCCGGAGCCGGACACCTTCGTCGCCGCTGGTCCCGATACCTTGCCGATGGTGTCACGGCCGATCAATCCCGACTGGATACTGTCCGGCAACCCGGTCGCCCGCGCCGCCTTCCACTCCCAGCCGGCGGACAAATGCGCCTCGACGGTGGTCTGGGATTGCACGGCCGGCGAGTTTCGCTGGTTCTTCGGCTGGGATGAAATGGTCGTGATTCTCGAAGGCGAGGTCCATGTGACCGCCGAGGACGGCAGCGCCCGCACCCTGGCCGTCGGAGACGTCGCCTATTTCCGCGCGGGCAGCTGGGCGACCTGGCGCATCGACCGCTATGTCAGGAAAGCCGCCGTCACGCGCCGCCCCTTCCCGCTTCCCCTGTCGCTGTTCTACCGGGTCCTCGGGCGGTTGCGCTCCGTGGTCAAGCACGGGCTTTAA